From Campylobacter sp. MG1, a single genomic window includes:
- the nuoI gene encoding NADH-quinone oxidoreductase subunit NuoI produces MKKYYYVDKERKLILSPYEKFIKSVKRCLNTELFSGIFLIAKEVFKPNNSATIKYPMEKMKLDNRYRAVHRLQRFIESENERCIGCGLCEKICISNCIRMETKLGDDGRKLVSNYSINLGRCIYCGFCAEVCPELAIVHGVEYENAAEQRSYFAHKKDILTPIDNLINQVEFEGAGSLRADADDFVKATPNYYEISISTNNEEVKNA; encoded by the coding sequence ATGAAAAAATATTATTATGTTGATAAAGAAAGAAAGCTTATTTTAAGCCCTTATGAAAAATTTATAAAAAGCGTTAAAAGATGTTTGAATACTGAATTATTTTCAGGAATATTTTTAATAGCAAAAGAAGTTTTTAAGCCTAATAATAGTGCAACTATTAAATATCCAATGGAAAAAATGAAACTAGATAATCGTTATCGTGCTGTGCATAGATTACAAAGATTTATTGAAAGCGAAAATGAACGCTGTATTGGTTGTGGGTTGTGTGAAAAAATTTGTATTTCAAATTGTATTAGAATGGAGACAAAATTAGGCGATGATGGTAGAAAATTAGTAAGTAATTATTCTATTAATCTTGGTCGTTGTATTTATTGTGGATTTTGTGCTGAGGTTTGTCCTGAACTTGCTATCGTGCATGGGGTTGAATATGAAAACGCAGCAGAGCAAAGGTCATATTTCGCACATAAAAAAGATATATTAACTCCAATTGATAATCTAATTAATCAAGTTGAATTTGAAGGTGCTGGAAGTTTAAGAGCTGATGCTGATGATTTTGTAAAAGCTACGCCAAATTATTATGAAATTTCAATTTCTACAAATAACGAAGAGGTTAAAAATGCTTGA
- the nuoH gene encoding NADH-quinone oxidoreductase subunit NuoH, with product MSDFIFFTTTIIKCILVLAVFAALPGFATFLERKALARIHRRVGPDMVGPSGVLQIVPDMIKLFTKEDITPYLANSKVFKFAPLISTICVFMAFAAVPLFPEFKLFGYVIKPIIADVNIAVLYIAGCSSICTYAIFLGGMASYNKYALLGGARALVSIISYESISGLCLLAIVLLTGSMSLVDVNNYQHGGILSWLVFKQPIAFVLFTIAIFIETNRTPLCLAENDPELVAGYGTEYSGLRWGMFFIGEYASMMLGAILINLLFLGGYNDFYFIPGAIAMFLKVCLIFSGYFWARGAFPHLRADQVMRTCYLILLPLACINLIVTALLAL from the coding sequence ATGAGTGATTTTATATTTTTTACTACTACAATAATAAAATGTATATTAGTTTTAGCAGTTTTTGCTGCCTTACCAGGTTTTGCTACATTTTTAGAAAGAAAGGCTTTAGCTAGAATTCATAGAAGAGTAGGGCCTGATATGGTAGGACCTAGTGGGGTTTTACAAATTGTTCCTGATATGATTAAATTATTTACAAAAGAAGATATAACGCCGTATCTTGCGAATAGTAAAGTATTTAAATTTGCACCATTAATATCCACGATATGCGTATTTATGGCATTTGCAGCAGTTCCGTTATTTCCTGAATTTAAATTATTTGGCTATGTTATAAAACCAATTATTGCTGATGTAAATATAGCGGTTTTATATATCGCTGGATGTTCATCAATTTGTACTTATGCTATATTTTTAGGTGGTATGGCTAGTTATAATAAATATGCATTATTAGGTGGAGCTAGGGCTTTAGTTAGCATAATATCTTATGAGAGCATTAGTGGTCTTTGTTTATTAGCCATAGTATTATTAACTGGGTCTATGAGTTTAGTAGATGTAAATAATTATCAACATGGTGGAATTTTATCTTGGTTAGTATTTAAACAACCTATCGCATTTGTTTTATTTACAATAGCAATTTTTATTGAAACGAACAGAACTCCTTTATGTCTAGCAGAAAACGATCCTGAATTAGTTGCAGGTTATGGCACTGAATATAGCGGTCTTCGCTGGGGAATGTTTTTTATAGGTGAATATGCTAGTATGATGTTAGGTGCTATTTTAATAAATTTATTATTTTTAGGTGGATATAACGATTTTTACTTTATTCCAGGTGCTATAGCTATGTTTTTAAAAGTTTGTTTGATTTTTTCAGGTTATTTTTGGGCTAGAGGTGCATTTCCACATTTAAGAGCTGATCAGGTTATGAGAACTTGTTATTTAATTTTGTTGCCACTTGCTTGTATTAATTTAATCGTTACGGCTTTATTAGCCTTATAA
- a CDS encoding NADH-quinone oxidoreductase subunit G, which translates to MKININGKECLANDGDYVLQVARANDIFIPAICYLNDCSPTLACRMCMVEIDGKRSYACNTKVKDGMQVLSNTKELWDERNAIMQTYCINHPLQCGVCDKSGECELQNFTHKAQVDTQNHWIKEIDRRHQDWGALQYDPSLCIVCERCITVCKDKIGDSELKTIARGGDAPDKDFKDTMSKDAYAVWTKFQKSLIAPQNGTTLDCQECAECVSVCPTGAIINKNFQYRSNAWELTRIPASNPHSSDCELMYYDVKQKSIKDNTKMVYRVSNDFHFTTLNKAARFAYDIASDCKGKDEVEFNRLVSLFKDNKIKNVKFNSYITNEEAYILELLRQKYGFNLVNNEALCFQDFLKTFCAHSGSFYNASSDDVKKSDFIVIAGSFLRHDNPTLSYKVNNAIVMNKGAGLYFHPIKDTKFSKIAKNFVSVNCDYGKEAQVLEFILQYFAKDLPQDLAYIKDAFYEEQIEVEVKSKDAEGNEIKEKKQETIKKSSLAKELGFDEDKLKDLLLKKANFTLIIGNDYFYHENAKYLAYLLANIQKLTDFKVMLIPPRTNTLGVSLLCKLSKASDGFTLGYNERGDFSFSNDEHNNLASSNLLEQEGTFVNYDKRLVPTNAALKFKGYYLNDLANALGLDALYTIEYTEQLPKDKGFLNIAFDDLTNHYDNAGNNHRGYLIDTCEFVKNLKQDNQIPQNIKSTCECKKDDIVILANPIGNLSKYTNKSSFFNECASLYASKDYLAKHNLKENSMVKIYDDKDEIIIKVVLDKNIENGAYLPTFDDKINPYKFFKTRRYYALNIKEISYE; encoded by the coding sequence CGTGCTAATGATATTTTCATACCTGCAATTTGCTATTTAAATGATTGCAGCCCAACTTTAGCTTGTAGAATGTGTATGGTTGAAATTGATGGCAAACGCTCATACGCTTGTAATACTAAAGTAAAAGATGGAATGCAGGTATTAAGCAATACTAAAGAATTATGGGACGAAAGAAATGCTATTATGCAAACTTATTGCATAAATCACCCATTACAATGTGGAGTTTGTGATAAAAGTGGAGAATGTGAATTACAGAATTTCACGCATAAAGCACAAGTGGATACTCAAAATCATTGGATAAAAGAAATAGATAGAAGACATCAAGATTGGGGTGCTTTACAATATGACCCAAGTCTTTGTATAGTTTGTGAAAGATGTATTACCGTATGTAAGGACAAAATCGGAGATAGTGAGTTAAAAACTATAGCTCGTGGTGGAGATGCACCTGATAAAGATTTTAAAGATACTATGAGTAAAGATGCTTATGCAGTTTGGACAAAATTTCAAAAATCACTAATAGCTCCACAAAATGGAACAACTTTAGATTGTCAAGAATGTGCTGAGTGTGTTAGTGTTTGTCCGACTGGTGCAATTATTAATAAGAATTTTCAATATCGCTCAAATGCTTGGGAACTTACTCGCATACCTGCTAGTAATCCACATAGTAGTGATTGTGAGCTTATGTATTATGATGTTAAACAAAAAAGTATTAAAGATAATACTAAGATGGTTTATAGAGTTTCAAATGATTTTCATTTTACTACTTTAAATAAGGCTGCAAGATTTGCTTATGATATAGCAAGTGATTGTAAAGGTAAAGATGAAGTAGAGTTTAATCGCTTAGTATCGTTGTTTAAAGATAATAAAATTAAAAATGTGAAATTTAACAGCTATATAACAAATGAAGAAGCATATATTTTAGAATTACTTAGACAAAAATATGGCTTTAATTTAGTAAATAATGAAGCTTTATGTTTTCAAGATTTCTTAAAGACTTTTTGCGCTCATTCAGGTAGTTTTTATAATGCAAGTAGTGATGATGTTAAAAAATCTGATTTTATTGTAATTGCAGGAAGTTTTTTAAGACACGATAATCCTACTTTATCTTATAAAGTAAATAATGCAATTGTTATGAATAAGGGTGCTGGGCTTTATTTTCATCCTATTAAAGATACAAAATTTTCAAAAATTGCTAAGAATTTCGTAAGTGTAAATTGTGATTATGGTAAAGAAGCTCAAGTTTTAGAATTTATTTTACAATATTTTGCAAAAGACTTGCCGCAGGATTTAGCATATATCAAAGACGCTTTTTATGAAGAACAAATTGAAGTAGAAGTTAAAAGTAAAGATGCTGAAGGCAATGAGATTAAAGAGAAAAAGCAAGAAACAATCAAAAAATCAAGTCTAGCTAAAGAATTAGGATTTGATGAAGATAAATTAAAAGATTTATTACTTAAAAAAGCTAATTTTACTTTAATTATCGGAAATGATTATTTTTACCATGAAAATGCAAAATATTTAGCGTATTTACTTGCAAATATCCAAAAATTAACTGATTTTAAAGTTATGTTAATCCCACCACGCACTAATACTTTAGGTGTAAGTTTATTGTGTAAATTAAGTAAAGCTAGTGATGGTTTTACGCTAGGATATAATGAGCGTGGAGATTTCTCATTCTCAAATGATGAGCATAATAATCTTGCTAGTTCAAATCTACTTGAGCAAGAAGGAACATTTGTAAATTATGATAAAAGGCTTGTTCCTACGAATGCTGCACTTAAATTTAAAGGATATTATTTAAATGATTTAGCAAATGCTCTTGGATTAGATGCACTTTATACGATTGAATATACAGAGCAATTACCTAAAGATAAAGGCTTTTTAAATATTGCTTTTGATGATTTGACAAATCATTATGATAATGCAGGAAATAATCATCGTGGGTATTTAATTGATACTTGTGAGTTTGTAAAGAATTTAAAACAAGATAATCAAATTCCACAAAATATAAAATCAACTTGCGAATGTAAAAAAGATGATATTGTAATACTTGCAAACCCAATTGGAAATCTATCAAAATACACCAATAAATCAAGCTTTTTTAACGAATGTGCTTCACTTTACGCAAGTAAAGATTATCTAGCTAAACATAATTTAAAAGAAAATTCTATGGTTAAGATTTATGATGATAAAGATGAAATTATTATAAAAGTAGTTTTAGATAAGAATATTGAAAATGGTGCTTATTTACCTACTTTTGATGATAAGATTAATCCTTATAAATTCTTTAAAACAAGACGCTACTATGCGTTAAATATAAAGGAAATTAGCTATGAGTGA